The Medicago truncatula cultivar Jemalong A17 chromosome 4, MtrunA17r5.0-ANR, whole genome shotgun sequence genome includes a region encoding these proteins:
- the LOC25491461 gene encoding metal transporter Nramp1, producing MIFVTGTVYKADDISEENADRCNDITLNSASFLLQNVLGRSSSAIYAIALLASGQSSAITGTYAETDLLQHQNESNR from the exons ATGATTTTTGTGACTGGTACTGTTTACAAAGCTGATGATATTTCTGAAGAGAATGCTGATCGTTGCAATGATATTACTCTTAACTCTGCTTCTTTCCTTCTCCAG AATGTGTTGGGACGTTCAAGCTCAGCTATTTATGCCATAGCATTGCTAGCCTCAGGACAAAGTTCTGCCATCACTGGAACCTATGCAG AGACCGATTTGTTACAACATCAAAACGAATCAAACAGGTGA